The sequence below is a genomic window from Sinorhizobium terangae.
GATCTCTTTGGCACACTGTTGCCCCTTGTCGAGCAGGCTGTCGAAGGTCGAGGCGCTCGGTGCCGTGCCGGTGTTCAGCGCCTGCGAGATTTCGCGTGGGAGCACCTCGAAGAAGATGTTAGTGACATAGGTCTGATATTCGCTGGCGTTCTTTACCAGCATCACGATGATGGCGAGCTTGATCGCGCGGAAGGCGAAATCGAGGACCGGTTCCTGAACTGAACCGCGGAGAACGAGATAGCCATAGAGCACCACGTAAAGGGTGACCGCCGCCGTCAGGGGCCCCGAGGCCCACTCGGCAATGTTCGACGTTCCCGAGGAGATGAAGTTCTCAAGTGGTGCCTTGAACTGCCCGTCGACAAAGGCGAAGACTTGATACACGGTTTTGACTCCGAGCGCTTTTTACATTCGTTCAAGGCGGGTCCTGAAATCTGCGGCCGCAGCGTTTTGGCAACTTGGAGTGTTGCCCAATTCACCCGGATTGCGGCGGCATTTGCCGATCACGTCGGCAAGCAGCGCTTTGTCGGCCATCAGTTCATCGACGGTATAGACGCGCTCGGTTTCCTGCGAGCAAGCGGCCAGAACGACGAGAAAAACAGAAAGAAACCGCAGCCTCATTGCAGTGCGGCTCCCATGGCGTCCATGCGCTGGCGCCAGTCCTCGGCCTTGCGTTGCTCATCGACCTGAGCCTGCGCCTGCTGCACCATGCGCAAGCCTTCCATGCGCAACACATCGGTCTGAAGGAAGGCCTGTTCGGCCTGAAGCCGCGCCTGCAGGTCGGCGATGTCCTTGGCGTCGCTTGCCGTCGAGATTTTCTCGCGCAGCTGGTCGATACCATCGATGCGCTTGGTCGCGGCATCATAAATCTGCTGGCCGAGGCTCATCTGACCGGCGTTCTTGTTCTGGATGCGCGAAAGCTCCTGCGCGTAGAAGTCGTCGGCATCGGTTCGATAGCTCGAATTGCCCTCGAGGAACCTAGAGGCCGAGTCAGCGAACGCACCGCTGCCATTGCCCTTGAATAGGCCTTCGATCGCGCTGAAGTCCGCCGGCAGCGCTTTGCGGACGGCCGGATCGTTCAACACGCTGGCAACATCCGCCATGTCGGTCAGTTTGTTGAGCGAACCGTAGAGCTGCTGTGCCTGCTCGATCTGCTGATTGAGTGCATCGAGTTGGGCTTTCAGCTGCGCGATGCTCTCGATCTGCTTGGCGATCGCCGTCTGGTCGATCACCGGGATCCCCTGCCCTGCCGCACCGTTGGCGGAAAGGATGAGCGCAACGGCAATCGCCGCACTATGAAGTCGGTCGGAACCCATCAGCTCGCACTCCTTCTTTGCTGGAAAATCGGAAGCCAATCCTCAAGCTGGTTGCCAACTTCAGCGCGCACCGCATCGGCAAGTTCGACATTAGCGGTCCGGCCGGAGAGGACGGCGAGTTCGTCATCGAAGCCGTTGAGGTCCAATTCGGCGACGACGCTGTTATGTCCCTGCTTCAACACGAACCTTCGGCTCTCGACCGAGAGCTCGCGTGCGACCAGCTCGAACTCGCGCTCCGTCAGCTTGAAGCCATCGACATAGTCCGCATGGTTGCCGCGGGCGTTCGGCAGGAAGATCTGCGTCGGGCATTGCTCGATGATGGTGTGGGCGATCGGCGAGACGATTGCATCTCGTGGGCTCTGCGTCGCAAAGAGCATGAGTCCATTCTGCTTGCGGATCGTCTTGAGCTTGTTCTGGGCGAGGTCCCGGAACCCTTCGTCCTGGAGCGCCTTCCAGAACTCATCGATAACGATGATGATCCGCCGGCCGTCGATCAATTGTTCGACCCGATGGAAGAGGTAGGCCATCAGCGGGGTCCGGATTTCCTCATTGTCGAGGAAGTCGGTCATGTCGTAGCCGACGAACTTGCCGCCGACGCTGAATTCGCCGAAACCGATATCCTCGATGACGTTGTCAAAGACCCAACCGAGCGGCCCTCCCCTTTCCCACCGCCGCAGCCTTGCCGCGAGGCCTTCCGGGTCGGTGTTGTCGAGAAAGGTCCTGAGCGCGCCGATCGTGCGACCCTCCACCGGCAGGTCGGCCAGGCCGTCGATGGCGGCGGCGATGTCGCGGAGTTCGGTCACGCTCAGGTCCCGCGTTGCCGAGCCGACAAGCTTGCCGATCCAGCGCGTGAGGAAGACCTTGTTCTCCGGCGTCAGGTCGAGCGCCATCAGGGGAGCGCAACCGGTCGGTACACCATTCTTGAGCGGCAGATAGGTGCCGCCGGCGGCGCGCACGTAGAGATCGGCCCCCCTGTCCTTGTCGAAGAACACTACATGAGGGTCGTGCTTCTCGAGCTGCGACAACATGAAATTCAAAAGCACGGTCTTGCCGGCGCCGGACGGCCCGCAGACGAAGGTGTTGCCGAGATCGCCGTAATGGAAATTGAAGTAGTAGGGTGACCCGGACGCCGTCTTGAGTAGGGCGACGGCAGTCCCCCACTCATTGCCGTCCTTCTGGCCGATTGGATAGGAGTGGAAGGGCGACAAGGCGGCGAAGTTCCGCGACGTGATCGCGCCGGACCGGGCCCGATAGCGGAAGTTCCCGGGCAGCTGCGCCCACCAGGCCGCCTCAAGGCCAAGATCCTCACGGGCGACGACTGCGCCGCCGCTGGTCAGGCCGGCGCGTGCTTTGGCGAGATTGTCGGTCAGTTCCTTCACTGAGGGGGCAAAGACGGAAAGCGTCAGGTGGTGCTCGCCGAGCACGAACCGGTTGGACTCCAGATCGTCCATCGCCCCATCAAGCTCCTCGATTTGCGAGGCCGCCTTGTCGCCGCTGCTGACCATCTGGTTCTGCTTGCGGCCCATGATGACGCGGGCGTCCGCCTTCGAGACGAAGGAGAAGGATTGCGCCAGGATGAGCTCGAATGGACTGGTGAGTACGCCGTCGAGCATGCCGGGCTTGGTGCAGGCGGGATATTCCTTGAAGCTCAGCATGCCGGCATAGCGGCTGGTCGCCTCGTGCCGGATTTCGATCGTTTCGCGACCGACGATGACACGATCGGAGTAGATCGCCGACGCAATGCGACCCTCGGTCAGGGGGATCGGCTCGCGTCGTCCGCCGACGAACTGATGCAGCACTTCGCTCGGCTCCGAGAACATGAGGCCGTCATGCTCGTAGAGGGACAGCACGCGCGGCTCGAAGCGTTTCAACGCCGCCGTGACATCAACGACCTTATCCCGAAGCTGCTTGAGGGCCTCCTCATCGAGTTCGACCCTGGCGCGGCGGGCACGACGCAGGCGCGCCAACAGCTTTGCCGCCTTGTCCGCCGGATCGCGCGCCGGAGACCAGAGGAGCGTCAGATAGAGGTCGTTGCGGAATAAGTCCTCGCCCACCATGCGCGTGCGGTACTTGTCGTTGAGCGCCGCCGAGAACGGTGTGGCGAACGTGCCCTCCGGATAGCTGTTGTCGCGACGGCGGATGAGATGGGTCCACAAGGCAAGCCGCTCGTCGGCGATGTTTCGATAGAGGGTGTTGAGGTCGCGATGGAGGGCATTCAGGTCGAGAACATCCGCGGTCTCGAAGGAGACGCCTTCGAGCGCGATCATCACCATCAGCGCCCGGGAATCGAGCGCGATCGTCGACTCGTCGACATGGCGGACATACGGGATGAAGGTCTCCGGACCAAGTTCGCGAGATCTGAGTATGGTCAGGCTAGGCAAATCCGAGGTCCCTTTCGTCGTATTTGCGGGCGAGCCTCAGTGGTGCAAGCGTCGCCCCGCCCCAATAGGCGCTGTTGCGCGACCGGCCCCGTGTCTCCACCCAGGCCAGCAAGATGCGGAACATGTTGTGGTCGTGTTTGACGAGCGCGCGGAAAATGAGGTGAAAGACGACGCCGCCGAGCGCGTAAGCGATCGAGCCGGCGACGATGTAAAGAATGGTGGTCAGCATGATATTCATGGCCATGGCTTCCATCGTCACGCCGGCGATCATTGCCGGGCGGGTGCAGGCAATAAACAGCGAGTCTTCCTCGAGGATCTGCCGCGAACTCGCCATGACATCAGCTTCCGACGATGGTGTTGACGAGTTCGGTGGCACCGAAGATGCCGCCGATGCCGATGATCCAGAACCCTGCCCGTCTCAGATCCATGTAGCCGAACATCCAGGCAATGCAGATCACGATCACCGCGATCACGGCCAGCAGCTTGGCGATGTTGCCGGTCAGCATGTCGACGATGTTCTGTAGCACGGTCTCGATGCCAGCGGCCTGCGCGAAGGCGGGCTCGACCATGGTGGCCACGATGGCGACAGCCATCACGGTGGAAGCGGCGATCGGACGGATACGGGAACTGAAGGTCATTCACTCTGCTCCATTTGACTGTTCTGAAACACCAGGACGGAAGATCTCCGTCGCGAACTGAAAACATCCCAGGACGGCGTCGGGGCGGATTCCGCCTGGAATTCGTCCCTGCGGGCAGTGACAGCCACATCGGTAGGAGGCGCATTGTTGGCTCCCCTCCCCTGCCCGCCATCGCTGATCGTGAGAGCCGAGAGCGTCTTGCCGAGCCGCCTCGCTTCCTCGCGGACCTGATCGTCGTACTGGACCATGGCGCCCATGGAGGGATCATCTCGGCCGTAGTAGGATTGCAGCATTACTTGTTCGGCCCGGTTCGGATCCGCGCCGGCCTTCGCAGCGAGCCGGTAATACCCGTCGAGCAGCGTCGCGGTGGCCTGAAGGTTGAGGCACGGATCAAACGCGTCGGAGATTGAAAGTTCCAGCTTCCGGAGTTCTTCCATGCCAATACCGCCGAGACCGAGCTGGATGTCCTGCCGCTCGGCCACCAGCGACGTGGCGATCTCGATCGCTTCCGCCTTGGTCGTGGGCTGCTCCGAGAGTGGGGCGCCGCTGTTGATCCGGATGGCCAACGGCTCGAACCTACTTTCAAGACTGACGACGCCAGCGAGTGTCTCGGCCGCAACTATGGGTGCGCACGTTTGCGCCAGATCGAGGAACGCAACGGGCATGGCTCAGTACCACACCCGTTGTTTGCCGACGCCGTCGATGGTCACGTCGACATAATGGGGTTGCGGGCGGACGTTCGGCCGCGTTGTCACATAGCGTTGGCACTTTATGCGGCCTTCGCTGCGGCGCCAAACGGCGGAGGTGCTCCGATCATTATCGGAGTAGCACTCAAGACTTGAGACGGTTTGTGGCGTGGTTGAGATGCAACTCGCCTCGCGCGCGCGATCTCCATACCGCGTCGTCAGGCGATAGCCGCCGTTGCAGTAATAGGGCTCGTATCCGGGGCGCGAGGCCTGGAACCCAACACCGCTGCAGGTCGGGAAAGAGTGTCCATTTGCAAGCTCGCGCCAGAGCTTCTCGATCGGGGGCCGGCACTCGGCATATTGCGTTGCACTGCCGGGATTGGAAAGGCACAAGATAACTTGGCATCCCCAGTTGTCGGCTTGCACATAACTCACTGAAATGAGGTATAAGGGCACGGTACCGGCGATCGCGAGGAACAACCCAAGCAGAAGGTTCTTCATGAGCAACACCCTCCAAATCCGAAGCGGCGTTCGATGTCGTTGTCATCGTCCCATGCCGCTCGACATATACAGACTTATATTATGCAGTTAAAACGATGACAAGAGCCCTCAACGCCCAGTGGCACAACCTTGCCTTTTCGGCCTTCATTTTCCGTGAAATTCTCGATAATCCCATGGAGGATGAGACCCCCCAGTCGCGACTGAAGCAGATCGGCATGATGAGCATTCTTTACATCATGCACCAGGGGCACCAGGCCCTAACTATTTCAAATATAACGGAAACCACGAAACTTACGCGCACAGGCGTCGCCGAGACCATCGATCCTTTGGTCAAGCGTGGACTTCTGACCGAGACATTCGTGAAGAATTCTATGGGCCGCGGCAAGGCACGCCAATTCGAGATTTCGCCGGAAATTTTTGAGAGGATTCGCAGCTTTCAAGGTGCCTGACGTTCGCGCTGAGCAATCAGTTGGCGAGTCAAATCTAAGAAAATGAGTTAGTTTAACTACCGCGGTACCGTTCGGCCATCACGCCATACGCAGAAAACGGCTCATCTCCAGCGGGACTCAGATGGCAGACGGCACCGGCTATGAACCCGATCGAGCTCCACAACGGTGAGATCAAATGGCGCCGAGGCTATCGGCATCTTGCCCAACCACGATGCAATCGTCCGCTTCGTCGGCGCGTTGCTGCTCGAGCGAAACGACGAATGGTCGGCAAACTTTGCCACAGGCCTCTGATTATAAGCCAGTTCTCCGACATCACGGTGTTTCAGGAGCTTCGCCTCCAGGCACTCGCCAGTAACTCACTTGGCTTCAAATGAGCTTGAGCTTCGTCGCCAGTGCCGTCGCCTGTGGCAGCGTGCCGGCATTGAGCGCCCTGCGAGCGTTGTTCATGTGGAAATTCACATTCGCGTAGGTCATGTTCTCGATGGTGGCGATTGCCCTCATGGATTTACCCTCGGAAGACCACTTAAGCATCAACGCCTGTTTGGCGGTCATGCGGACGCTCGGTTTTGCCGTGGGTTCAATTTCCGCCTGCTCGATCCGCACATGGAGCTGCGCGACCGCCGTCGCGGCCGCGACCGGATCGATATCTCGATTCAGCGAAAGGGACGGCTTGTGCGAGGCAACGGTCAGCATCGCCATGCGCCGGAATGCAGTCGCCACCGGTATTGTGATGCCCGAGCGGATACCGAAGCCAGCAGCGTCCAGATAGAACCGCCGAACGCGTCGCGACCTGACCGTCCTCGTGTTTTCTGAAGACCAGGTGAATGTCTTCATCGTGGACTTGGCGATCTGGACGACGGGATCGATCTCATTCAGGCCCTTCGAGAAATACCGATCCTGCCATTCGGGAGGATAATTCGACACAGCGAATGTTCCGACCGGCTGAAGATTGAGATAGGCGTAATATTCGAAGCCGAGTTCCCCCGCGAGCTCGGTGAGTGCTTCATTGAACATCTCCCTGGTGCGCGCTACCGCCGTAACATCGATTAGCTTCTGAAACCAAATCTCCACCTTCTAATCCCCTCTCGACTGCCTACTCTCCATGCGCCGACCGATGGCGCTTCTTGCCGGTCCTTTCAGAATGCCCGCCAGAGGGTTGGCGCGGCCGCCAGACCGATGTAAGCGAGCGGCCGATTTCCACGAACTCTTCACGGTTCGCAGTGGGGTCTTCCTTGTTCCAGGCGAGCCCCATGCCGATCGTAAAATCCACTCCCTCCACTTCCCGAAGGCGAAACGACCGATGCGGCAAATCCTTCGTCCATTCCGGAACGAAACCGACCCCAATCCCGGCGGCAACGAGCGAAACCAGGGAGAGCGTATCGTCGCAGCTGTAGGCGACCTGATCGAGAAGGCCATGCTTTCTGAACTGCTCGAAGAAGTACTTTTCCGTGTAAGATAGATTCGAGCGGGAAAAGGAGATAATCCGCTCCCGTTTCAGATCGCTTAATGTGACGGTTTCCGCCATCTCCAGCGGGCTGCCAAGCGGCACTGCCAGAAGATATCGTTCGTTGGCGATGCTTTGCCAGCGGAGTGAGCCGATATTTTCGACCGGCCGGATGAAGCCGAGGTTGATGCGGCCCTTCTCCAGATCGCGGATGATTGCATCGGTCGAGCCACTGCTGATGTGAATCTGAACGTCCGGAAATCGCTTGCCGAGCTTGCTTAGAAAGAGCGGCAAGACACCGAAGGTCGCAGGGTAAATGGTACCGATCGTGATCCGATCGACATCCTTGCCCGCAACGGCCCGGACGACGGCGGAACTGTTTTCGATGTCCCTGAGAACACGGATACACCGCTCATAGAAAACTTCGCCGGCCTTGGTCAATTGAACGCGACGGGTAGAGCGGGTGAGCAGCTGGACGCCGAGCTCCCTTTCCAGCGTCTGGATCTGCACGCTGAGGGCGGGCTGCGCGATGGCCAGCGTCGCCGCGGCGCGGCCGAAATGAAGTTCCTCGGCCAGCGTCGCAAAGCATCTCATCTGACGGACTTCCATTCCCCCGTCCCCTCCATCTGCGCAGGTTCTTCCGCAAGGCGCAGATCATCTATTAATCGTCACTTTAGATCAATCTATTATTTTTTGATAATTCAAAACCCATGAATTCCGGCAGTAGACGGCGAATCGTCTTTGCCCTATCGGTTGAGCATGAAAACGAGCCTCGAACACCTGCCGGAGAAGAAGCAGCGCGAGCTTGCCCGCGTCGTCGAGATCATCCACGAGGAGTTCGCCGATGCACTTGAGGGAAGCTCGGCCGGCTTCAAGAAGCGCGGGCGGATCCTGAAAATTATCCTGTTCGGCTCCTATGCCCGCGGTACGTTTGTCGACGAACCGCACACTATGAAGGGCTACCGTTCCGACTACGACATCCTTGTGATCGTCAATTCGAAGAAGCTCGCTGACCCCGAGTACTGGGACAAGGCGACCGACCGGCTGCTATGGGACAAGGGCGTCTCGACGCCGGTTGGACTGATCGTCCATGGCGCTCGCGAGGTGAACAACTTCCTGGCCGACGGGCAATATTTCTTTGTCGACATCCTACACGAGGGCATCGTGCTCTATGAGCTCGACGGCCGGCCGCTGGCCGAGCCGAAACGGCTTGCGCCCGCCGATGCGCTCAGGGTGGCGAGGGAGCATTTTGAAAGGCAGGGCCAGAGTGCTGCGGAGTTTCGGCAGCTTGCTCATTACGCCATTCAAAATGATTGGAGGAGCCGGGCGGCCTTTGTTCTCCATCAAGCCGTAGAGGCGGCCTATTCAACCGTTCTGCTGACTCTTACCAACTACAGCCCACCGTCGCACAACCTCAAATTCCTGCGCGGGCTGGCGGAGGACCAGGACCGCCGGCTGGTGGATGTTTGGCCGCGTGACCAGCACCGCTTTACTGCTTGGTACAACATTCTCAATGAAGCCTATGTGAAGGCGCGCTATTCGAAACACTTCGAGATCACCGAGGAGGCGCTCGCCTGGCTGCTCGAGCGGACCGAGCATCTCCACGGTCTCGTCGAGGCGATCTGCAAGGAGCGGCTGACGGAATTGGAGCGGGCTCTCGACGCATAGCGGGCCGCGACAATCTGTTGATGCCCCAGATTGCAGCGAACTCAGGCGACCCGTTCGCATTCATCCAAGCGGACAGCACATCGTCACCACCGGCTCGAACCTGATGATCCGCCGATCATTCGCGTACCTGGCGTGCGGCGGGATTGACAGGTCACCTTGAATTTCCTGGGCATAATTCCGTCGGAGAATTTTGACTTCACCTACAGCGGGAAATCATTTAGGATTCAACCTAATCGACATGAGTGGTACGTGTGCTTCCGGACGACGCGATCTTCGCTGTGAGACCGTCCGGCCACATTTTCCCCCGCGCCGGACTCTCGAAGGAGAGTCGCCATGTCGAAACCATTGAAGAATGTCCCGGAGCCGTCAAACCAGGCGGATGCGCAACATGACGTCGCGGTGGCGGCGGCTGTGGAACTCGCGATGGAGTTTTACGGCTGCGACGCCGTAACGGCCGCGGCAAAGCGCGCGGTCGAGGCCAGGGACCTCAATCGCGAAAGCCATTACCGGTTCTGGCTGCATGTCTTCAAATCCCTGAAATCCAATCCAAGCCTGATCAACGAAATCTGTCAGCCGGGGTGACGAAGTGGCCGCCGCCTATGGATTGGCGGCCCGCACAAGCCGATCGTGCGGGCCCATGCCGTCGGAGCCGCTCAAGACAGAATCCGACGCAGATCGTCCGCCGGCCGACCTTATAGGCAACGCGATTAATATGGTTTCCGTATCAATATCGCGAAATCAATATTGGAGATCGTGGGACCGGCCGGCGCAATGTCACCAAACCGACAACACCAACAAGGGGATCGTCATGAGGTTTTCTGCGCTGTGCGCAAGTGCGCTCGTAACAATGGGCCTGGCCGCGAGCGGCCACGCCGAAACGCTCATCGTCAACAGCTACGGCGGACCCTACGAAACGATCATCCGGGAGCGGATCATCGAGCCTTTCGAGGCCAAATTCGGCATCGACGTTGTCTATGACGCCGTTGGTTCGGCCTCCCAGGACTATGCCAAGATAAAGGCCACCAACGGGCGCCCCGGCTTCGATGTGGTCGTGATGACCGCATCCCAGTCGCTCGAGGGATGCAAAGAAGGCCTGCTGGAGGAATTCTCACCAGACGAAGTTCCTAATCTTGTGCATCTGTCATCGGTGATCGCCGGCGTCGCCGGCCCCTGCGGCGCGGTTCACGAAGTGCAATATCTCTCGCTACTCTACCGAAAGGACAAGCTGCCGGAGCAGCCTAATTCCTGGAACGCGCTCTTGGACGATCGCCTCGAGGGCAAGATCATCCTGCCTACCTTCCAGAACGTCATGGCTGCCTACCTGATGGAGATCTTCTCGGTCGCCCACGGTGGCGATCTGCTCGATAACGTCGACCCCGGCTTTGCCGCTATGGCCAAACTCGCCGGACAATCGATCGGCTTTGAGCAGTCGTCATCCGTCATGGAGACGTACATCAAGGGCGGCGAAGTCTGGGCCATGCCCTTTTGGAACGGGCGCGCGCAACTGCTCGTCGATAGCGGCCTGCCGGTCGACTATGTCCTGCCGAAGGAAGGCTCGATTCCTTTAGTCGCAACCCTGAACGTGCCGAAGCATGCCGCAAACCGCGAGGCAGCCCTCAGGTTCGTCAACTTCTTTCTCGAAAAGGCCAGCCAGGAGGCATGGGTCACCGGGTATAAGGTCGGCAGCGTACGGACCGACATCGACGTGCCGGACGATATCCGTGCCAGACAAATCACCACCGAGGCGGATCTGAAGGCGCTTCTGCTGCCTGACCTCGCCGCAGTTGCGTCACGGCTTTCCGCCTGGGGCGAACGGTGGGAACGTGACGTCGTCGCGGTGGCCAAGTGAGGTGGATCATGGCCGTCATTGCTTTCTCCACCCCAAAAGAGCCCATACACACGGGCCTTCCTATAAAGGGATTTCTGCCGCTCACCGCCCCCTCGATCGTGCTGATGCTCTTCTTCGCGATCCCGATGGGCATGATGATCGGGATAAGCTTTCAAAGCCAGACGGCGGGCGGCCCGACGTTTGCGAGCTATAGTCGCTTCTTCAGCAACGACTTGGTCCTTGCGGGCCTCACCCGAACGGTCGTGATGTCGGGCCTCGTCGCAATCTCAGTCACCGTCTTGGCCTATCCCCTCGCCTACTATCTCGCGCGCTCGACGTCACGCTGGCGGACCATCATCTTCGCGCTTGCCATTGCGCCTGAACTGGCGGGCGTCGTGCTTCGGACCTATGGCTGGCTGATCATTCTCGAGGATCGCGGTTTCATCAATTCCGCGCTGATGTGGACTGGAATGATCTCGGAACCCCTGCCCTTGTCAAAGAACCTTTTCGGCGTGGTCGTCGGGCTGACTCACGTTATCCTGCCGTTTGGCGTGCTGTCGCTGCTGACGAGCCTCCAGGGTATCAATCCCAATCTGGAAAAATCTGCGCAAATTCTCGGCGCCTCACGTCTTGACGTCATCCGCCACATCATCCTGCCGCTCTCCGTGCCGGGGATCGTAAGCTCGCTCTTGATTGGCTTCACCATGGCCGCAAGCGCTTACGCGACCCCGGCCCTTCTCGGCGGCGCCGGCTTCAAAGTCATGGCCACTATGGTCTACGAGCAGGTGCTCTTCTATCTCGACTGGCCCTTCGCGGCGGTGATGGCGAACGTCCTGCTCATCCTCATGCTGACCGCCGGCTTCGTCGGATCCAGGCTGGAATCGCGCCTCCACCAAAAACTTCATCTTTAGTCTCGGGAGGCTTCGATGAACCGATTGCTCACCTATCTGTTCAGGATGGTGCTCGCCGCCATTCTTGCCTTCATCACCCTGCCGCTCGTGGTCGTTGTCGCTGCCTCTTTCAGCCCGACTTCGGCGGTAACGTTCCGGCCAAGCGAATGGACCTTGCAATGGTATGCGGCGCTCTGGGACAGCCGCTGGCTCGATCCGTTCCTGCTCAGTGTCGAACTGGCCCTCATCGTGTCGCTCGCAAGCGGACTGCTCGGCGTTCTTGGGGCATACAGCGTCGCCTACGCGAAATGTCGGGGCCACACCGCCATCATGGCGTTCCTATTGTCACCCATGTCGGTCCCGCAAATCGTCAAGGGCGTGGCGATCGTCCTGTTCTTGTCCTCGGTTGGACTTTATCACCTGCTCGGAACGCCCGGCCTTATCATGGCCCACATCATCCTGACGTTGCCCTACGTCGTGCGCATGGCCGCGACGGCGATGTTCGGTTTCGATAAGCGGCTTGAAAGCGCGGCACGCATACTCGGCGCCAGTGCCACGCAGAGAATCAGATATGTGCTTTTGCCGCTGATCCGCTCCGGCCTCTTCTCGGGGATGACCTTCGCCTTCATCATTTCCTTCAACAACATCCCGCTCTCCGTCTTCCTGGTCAGGCCTGGTCAGACAACGCTTCCGATCACCGTCATCAACCATCTCGAATACAGCCTGGATCCGGTGCTCGCGGCGGTGAACGTCGCGTCGCTCCTCTTCATCCTTGGCGCAATCATCCTTTTCGAAAAGATCGGCGGTTTCTCCGCCCAATTCCACGGGGGTAGCAAATGACCACCATCGATATCGAACTCCTTTCCGTCAGCAAGCAGTTCGGCGCAAACCGCATCGTCGAGGATATCAACCTAGCCATCCCGAAGGGAAAATTCGTCAGCATTCTTGGTCCCTCCGGATGTGGCAAGACGACGACCCTGAACATGATCGCCGGATTTGAAGCGCCCTCGAGCGGGCAGATCCGAATTCGCGGCTGCGATCAGGCAGGCGTCCCGCCGGAAGCCCGGAAGATCGGGCTGGTCTTCCAGAACTACGCACTTTTCCCGCATATGACGGTCGCCCAGAATGTCGGTTTCGGCCTAAAGATGCAGGGTCGGCCCCGCGAGGAAATCGCCGATGGCGTGTCACGCGCCTTGAAAAGTGTCCACCTCGAAGGCTTCGAGAGCCGTTATCCAAAGGAACTATCGGGAGGCCAACAGCAACGGGTCGCGGTCGCCCGGGCCATTGCGCCCTCCCCGTCCGTGCTGCTTCTCGATGAACCACTCTCAAATCTCGACCTCAAGCTTCGGGAAGCCATGCGCGTGGAATTGAAAGAGATCCAAGAAGACCTCGGCATGACCTTCATCTATGTCACGCACGATCAGGAAGAGGCGATGGCCATGTCCGATCGGATCGTTGTCATGCAGCGCGGAGTGGTAGCGCAGGAAGGAGCGCCTGCGGACATATACGGCCGCCCGAGGACCTCTTTCGTGGCGGACTTCATTGGCAAGTCCAATATCCTGCCGATTGCCGATGTATCCGCAACCGATACCCCAGAAAGACGCGTTACCGTGCTCTTGGGAGAAGGAAAGTTGCCGGTCAGAGCGATCTGGCCGCACGACGTCGCTCCTGACAAGGCTCGATATTGTTGCATCCGGCCCGAAGCTGTCAGGCTCGCCGATGCGGCGGGGGCTCTCGATGAACCCGCGAACCGGCTCACGGGCACCATCCAGAAGGTCGTCAATCTCGGCGCCTATCTCGAGGCGTGGATGCTCGTAGATGGCAAGATCACATTGAAGTCCATGATCCGCTCGACACGCCTCGACAAACTTCGAGTTGGTTGCCGCGTTGATTTCGCCATCGCTCACTCTGCTGTCCAATTACTGGAGCAGTAGCGCCGATTAATCGTCCTTCATTATTAATGACCAGCAATTGATATT
It includes:
- the traR gene encoding autoinducer-binding transcriptional regulator TraR; protein product: MEIWFQKLIDVTAVARTREMFNEALTELAGELGFEYYAYLNLQPVGTFAVSNYPPEWQDRYFSKGLNEIDPVVQIAKSTMKTFTWSSENTRTVRSRRVRRFYLDAAGFGIRSGITIPVATAFRRMAMLTVASHKPSLSLNRDIDPVAAATAVAQLHVRIEQAEIEPTAKPSVRMTAKQALMLKWSSEGKSMRAIATIENMTYANVNFHMNNARRALNAGTLPQATALATKLKLI
- a CDS encoding ABC transporter permease, with the protein product MNRLLTYLFRMVLAAILAFITLPLVVVVAASFSPTSAVTFRPSEWTLQWYAALWDSRWLDPFLLSVELALIVSLASGLLGVLGAYSVAYAKCRGHTAIMAFLLSPMSVPQIVKGVAIVLFLSSVGLYHLLGTPGLIMAHIILTLPYVVRMAATAMFGFDKRLESAARILGASATQRIRYVLLPLIRSGLFSGMTFAFIISFNNIPLSVFLVRPGQTTLPITVINHLEYSLDPVLAAVNVASLLFILGAIILFEKIGGFSAQFHGGSK
- a CDS encoding nucleotidyltransferase and HEPN domain-containing protein yields the protein MKTSLEHLPEKKQRELARVVEIIHEEFADALEGSSAGFKKRGRILKIILFGSYARGTFVDEPHTMKGYRSDYDILVIVNSKKLADPEYWDKATDRLLWDKGVSTPVGLIVHGAREVNNFLADGQYFFVDILHEGIVLYELDGRPLAEPKRLAPADALRVAREHFERQGQSAAEFRQLAHYAIQNDWRSRAAFVLHQAVEAAYSTVLLTLTNYSPPSHNLKFLRGLAEDQDRRLVDVWPRDQHRFTAWYNILNEAYVKARYSKHFEITEEALAWLLERTEHLHGLVEAICKERLTELERALDA
- a CDS encoding ABC transporter substrate-binding protein — encoded protein: MRFSALCASALVTMGLAASGHAETLIVNSYGGPYETIIRERIIEPFEAKFGIDVVYDAVGSASQDYAKIKATNGRPGFDVVVMTASQSLEGCKEGLLEEFSPDEVPNLVHLSSVIAGVAGPCGAVHEVQYLSLLYRKDKLPEQPNSWNALLDDRLEGKIILPTFQNVMAAYLMEIFSVAHGGDLLDNVDPGFAAMAKLAGQSIGFEQSSSVMETYIKGGEVWAMPFWNGRAQLLVDSGLPVDYVLPKEGSIPLVATLNVPKHAANREAALRFVNFFLEKASQEAWVTGYKVGSVRTDIDVPDDIRARQITTEADLKALLLPDLAAVASRLSAWGERWERDVVAVAK
- a CDS encoding ABC transporter permease; this encodes MAVIAFSTPKEPIHTGLPIKGFLPLTAPSIVLMLFFAIPMGMMIGISFQSQTAGGPTFASYSRFFSNDLVLAGLTRTVVMSGLVAISVTVLAYPLAYYLARSTSRWRTIIFALAIAPELAGVVLRTYGWLIILEDRGFINSALMWTGMISEPLPLSKNLFGVVVGLTHVILPFGVLSLLTSLQGINPNLEKSAQILGASRLDVIRHIILPLSVPGIVSSLLIGFTMAASAYATPALLGGAGFKVMATMVYEQVLFYLDWPFAAVMANVLLILMLTAGFVGSRLESRLHQKLHL
- a CDS encoding LysR family transcriptional regulator; its protein translation is MEVRQMRCFATLAEELHFGRAAATLAIAQPALSVQIQTLERELGVQLLTRSTRRVQLTKAGEVFYERCIRVLRDIENSSAVVRAVAGKDVDRITIGTIYPATFGVLPLFLSKLGKRFPDVQIHISSGSTDAIIRDLEKGRINLGFIRPVENIGSLRWQSIANERYLLAVPLGSPLEMAETVTLSDLKRERIISFSRSNLSYTEKYFFEQFRKHGLLDQVAYSCDDTLSLVSLVAAGIGVGFVPEWTKDLPHRSFRLREVEGVDFTIGMGLAWNKEDPTANREEFVEIGRSLTSVWRPRQPSGGHSERTGKKRHRSAHGE